In Actinopolymorpha sp. NPDC004070, the genomic window CGCCGGCCAGCCCACGCGTGCGAACCGCGCCGCGATCACGTCCTGCTGCCCGCGCACGTCCCGCCGGTCGTACGACAACGGCTCGGAGCGGAAGCTCAGCCCGGCCTTCACCTCACCGGGCAGGCGACCCGGCCGGGCGGACGTAACCAGGCCGCCGGGCGCGTTGTGCATGAGATACCAGCCGTCCAGGTCGAGGTCCTCGGTGCTGGTGAACCACGCGGTGTAGCAGCCCAGCGGGCGGACGTACTTCTCCTCCGGGCCGAACGCCAGCGCCCGGACGGTCGAGTGCAGCCCGTCGGCGCCCACCACCAGGTCGAACCTGCGGGGAGCGGCGCGTTCGAACGTCACCAGCACACCGTCGTCGTCCTCACGCAGGTCGGTGATGGTGTCGTCGAAGAGGTACTCGGTGTCGGGCAGCGTCGCGTCGTACAGAAGCTCACAGAGGTCACCACGAAGGATCTCGATCTCGGAGATGATGCCCTCGCCACCGAAGGCGTCCCCCGGCACCCGCGCGGTGATCCGGCCGCGCCGGTCGACGAGGGCGAGCCCGCGCTGGTGCAGGCCGAGGGCCCGGGCCCGCTCCATCAGTCCCATTCGGCTGATCACGGTGCGCCCGGCGCCGCGCAGGTCGACCGCCTGGCCGCCGGGGCGGGGTGCCGGCGCGCGCTCGACGACGGTGGGGCTGTAGCCGGCTCTGCGTAGCCAGTACGCGGCGGCGGGACCGGCGATGCCGGCACCGGACACGAGGACGGTTCTGTTCGACATGCCGGTGACTGTACGGTGTACGCACAGCAAGCCGCAAGCGTTATTTACAACGGATCTCACGTCGCCGTACTAGTGCACTGCTCGTCTGCGGCCGACCGGAACGACACGGACCGGCGGCCGGCAGGCGCCGGAACGCTAGGCTGCACAGAGAGGTCAGTGCACTAGTACGGCCCCTGGCGGAGGGCTCCACAGAAGGGGAGGACTCGCGAATGACGGCCTCTTCGACGTCGTCGCGGTACCGCGAGGTCGTCGCCGCGCTCCGACGTCGCATCGAGGCGGGCGAGCTGGCGCCGGGCGAGCGGGTTCCCTCGACCCGGGAGATCACCCGCGAGTGGGGCGTGGCGATGGCGACCGCGACCAAGGCGCTCACCGAACTCCGCCACCTCGGCCTGGTGCGAGCGGTGCCCGGTGTCGGCACCGTCGTCGCCGAGCGCGGACGGGCGAGCAGTCGGACGACGACCACGCCGGCCCGAGGCACCCCCGACGACCGGGCCGGCGCCAGCCGATCCCCCGCGGCCACCGACCGGACACTCACCACCGAACGCGTCGTCGAGGCGGCGATCGCCGTCGCGGACGCCGAGGGAGTTTCGGCCGTCTCCATGCGCCGGGTGGCCGTCGACCTCGGCGTCGCCACGATGTCGCTGTACCGGCACGTGCGCGACAAGGACGACCTGCTGCTGCGGATGATGGACGCGGTGATGGCGGCCTCCCCGCTGCCCGCCGAGCCGCCGCCCGGCTGGCGGGCGCGGCTCGACCTGGTCGCCCGGACGCTGTGGACGATATTCCGCCGGCACCCCTGGCTCGCGCCCACCATGTCGATCACCCGCCCGCAGGCGACCCCGCACGCCCTGCCGTACACCGAGTGGGTGCTTGCCGGGCTGGCCGCCGAGGGTCTCGACCTGCAG contains:
- a CDS encoding FAD-dependent monooxygenase is translated as MSNRTVLVSGAGIAGPAAAYWLRRAGYSPTVVERAPAPRPGGQAVDLRGAGRTVISRMGLMERARALGLHQRGLALVDRRGRITARVPGDAFGGEGIISEIEILRGDLCELLYDATLPDTEYLFDDTITDLREDDDGVLVTFERAAPRRFDLVVGADGLHSTVRALAFGPEEKYVRPLGCYTAWFTSTEDLDLDGWYLMHNAPGGLVTSARPGRLPGEVKAGLSFRSEPLSYDRRDVRGQQDVIAARFARVGWPAPRLLAGMRACTDFAFDSVGQVHLDRWSRGRVVLLGDAGYCPTPLTGLGTSVALVGAYVLAGELAAADGDHVAAFARYEDLIRPYVTSAQELPPGGVSGYAPMSRPAIWARGLSMRWMTRWPMRPVIARQFAKAADIELPEYAFASVG
- a CDS encoding TetR/AcrR family transcriptional regulator C-terminal domain-containing protein, whose product is MTASSTSSRYREVVAALRRRIEAGELAPGERVPSTREITREWGVAMATATKALTELRHLGLVRAVPGVGTVVAERGRASSRTTTTPARGTPDDRAGASRSPAATDRTLTTERVVEAAIAVADAEGVSAVSMRRVAVDLGVATMSLYRHVRDKDDLLLRMMDAVMAASPLPAEPPPGWRARLDLVARTLWTIFRRHPWLAPTMSITRPQATPHALPYTEWVLAGLAAEGLDLQDAFTIHLTLFNYVRGTAVNLESEAEAEAASGLTNEEWMEAQQPAIDRIVAEQRLVTFARLTEEGFDFDLDALFEFGLQRLLDGCTDLVETARRRRRPRRPATP